The Actinomadura sp. WMMB 499 genome includes a window with the following:
- the cmk gene encoding (d)CMP kinase, whose translation MPLVIAMDGPSGSGKSSASKGVARALGLRYLDTGAMYRAMTWWMLRAGVPVEDASAVAARALEPAIECGTDPDAPAIAVDGADVSGPIRTREVTNAVSAVSSVPAVRTRLVDLQREIIGAGGIVVEGRDIGTVVAPDAAVKVFLTASEEVRAARRAKELEADPDVSVQVTQAEQARRDRIDSTRKASPLTKAAGAHEIDSTELGLDEVIEAVVRLAKERE comes from the coding sequence GTGCCGCTCGTCATCGCCATGGACGGACCCTCCGGGTCGGGCAAGTCGAGCGCGTCCAAGGGCGTGGCCCGCGCGCTGGGCCTGCGCTACCTGGACACGGGCGCCATGTACCGCGCCATGACCTGGTGGATGCTGCGCGCCGGGGTGCCGGTGGAGGACGCGAGCGCCGTCGCGGCCCGCGCGCTGGAGCCGGCGATCGAGTGCGGCACCGATCCGGACGCGCCGGCGATCGCGGTCGACGGCGCGGACGTGTCCGGGCCGATCCGCACGCGCGAGGTCACCAACGCGGTCAGCGCGGTCAGCTCCGTCCCCGCGGTCCGTACCCGGCTGGTCGATCTGCAGCGCGAGATCATCGGTGCGGGCGGCATCGTGGTCGAGGGCCGCGACATCGGCACGGTGGTCGCGCCGGACGCCGCGGTCAAGGTGTTCCTGACCGCGAGCGAGGAGGTGCGGGCGGCCCGCCGGGCGAAGGAACTGGAGGCCGACCCGGACGTGTCGGTGCAGGTCACGCAGGCCGAGCAGGCCCGCCGGGACCGGATCGACTCGACCCGGAAGGCGTCGCCGCTGACGAAGGCGGCCGGCGCGCACGAGATCGACTCGACCGAGCTGGGGCTCGACGAGGTCATCGAGGCGGTCGTCCGCCTCGCCAAAGAGCGGGAGTGA